One genomic segment of Pandoraea sputorum includes these proteins:
- a CDS encoding ABC transporter ATP-binding protein — MIQIDNVVAGYTAEVDILKGMTLHAASNEIVTLLGPNGCGKSTLLKTIAGFVLPREGRIVLENADVSQLPVHRKIRQCGVGFVPQTDNVFGTLTIRENLQVGGHYLSDSERSRRIDELCELYPVLGRKRNAPAASMSGGERQILALARALMPRPRLLLLDEPSAGLSPKVLHEVFDAIVRVRDQEQVTILMVEQNAMEALRISDRAYVLSMGTVALTGAANALLEDEQVRELYLGGRAA; from the coding sequence ATGATTCAGATCGACAATGTCGTCGCGGGATATACCGCAGAAGTCGACATACTTAAAGGGATGACGCTGCATGCGGCGTCGAACGAAATCGTCACGCTGCTCGGCCCGAACGGTTGCGGCAAATCAACGCTCCTGAAGACCATTGCGGGCTTCGTGTTGCCGCGTGAGGGCCGCATCGTTCTGGAAAACGCAGACGTGTCGCAGCTTCCGGTGCATCGCAAGATCCGCCAGTGCGGCGTCGGCTTCGTGCCACAGACGGATAATGTTTTCGGTACGCTGACGATTCGCGAAAATCTTCAGGTCGGCGGACACTATCTGAGCGACAGCGAGCGCAGCCGACGCATCGATGAACTTTGCGAGCTCTACCCCGTGCTCGGCCGCAAGCGCAATGCGCCAGCGGCGTCGATGTCCGGCGGCGAACGCCAGATCCTGGCGCTTGCACGCGCGCTGATGCCCCGCCCGCGCCTGCTGCTGCTCGATGAGCCGTCTGCGGGCCTCTCACCCAAAGTGCTGCACGAAGTATTCGACGCCATCGTCCGTGTGCGGGACCAGGAGCAAGTCACCATTCTGATGGTCGAGCAAAACGCGATGGAGGCGCTCCGAATCTCGGATCGTGCCTACGTGCTGTCGATGGGAACAGTCGCGCTCACGGGCGCAGCGAACGCCCTGCTAGAAGATGAACAGGTACGCGAGCTGTACCTGGGAGGACGCGCCGCCTGA